The stretch of DNA TGTGGTATTGCGGTGTTTTCTCCATCAGCTCCGCCGGGATTTCCTTGGCGATAATTTCGGAGATGACGAAGTCGCTGATTTCGCTTTGTTCGACGCTGTCGGCATGTTGTGTGGAAACGACCACAGCGCTGCAGCGGACCGGGCGGCTGCCGTCGTATTCGATCGTGACTTGGCTTTTGCTATCGGGCCGCAACCAATCCACGGCTCCGTCGTTGCGGGCCTGGGTGAGGCGATTCAAGATTCGGTGCGACAGCGCGATCGGCAGCGGCATCAATTCAGGGGTTTGATCGCAGGCATAGCCAAACATCAACCCTTGGTCTCCGGCTCCGTCGCGGTCGACGCCTTGGGCGATGTCTCCGCTTTGGCTGTGCAGTGCCAAAAAGATACGGCACGATTCCGCATCGAAGCCGATGTCGGTGTCGGTGTAACCAATATCGCGACAGACGTTGCGGACGATTTCTTCGTGGTGAATGTCGGCATTGGAGGTCACTTCGCCGGACAGGACCACCAAGTCCGTCGTGCAGAGTGTTTCGCATGCCACGCGCGAAGCGGGATCCTGCTCGAGCAGGGCGTCCAGGATGCCGTCGGAAATTTGGTCGGAGACTTTGTCCGGGTGTCCGTTGCTGACCGATTCACTGGTAAATAAGTAGTTGGCCATGCGGCACTCCGTAACAAAAAGCGTTGTGGTGAATTATTTGGGGGGAAGTGGGTAAGTTCAGTGACCGAGTCGAGCCTTGCTCAAATAAGCCGATTTGGAGCCACTGATATTGTTGAACTTATCCGCGGATCGTTTTCTTGTCTGAGCCACCGTATCGTCCGATATCGGGGCCGTAGAAAGTTGGCCGATTGTAGGGAACTTTTGCAATGGCAACAACTGACCCCGGCGAAACTGGGGCTAGTGAAAAGGAGAATTAAGCCGCCCGCTTGCCGGATCGGGCTTCGCAGGATGCCGTTTTCGGCAAGACCTGGGATATCAAAGCGACGGTTCGGGTGGTGGCTCCCTGTTGGGCTAAGACCAATTGTTGAGCGCGGCGACCCATCTCCAGTCGCGTGGAACGGGATTGCAGCAGCGCCTGGACGCGCGTCGTCAATTCTTCGGCATTGTGGACAACGGCAGCGGCGTCGTTTTTCAGCAATATCTCCACAACATCACGGAAATTGCGTGTGTTGGGGCCGAACAGGACCGCTGCTCCATAACCGGCCGGTTCGATCATGTTTTGCCCGCCCCGTTTGGTCAGGCTGCCGCCGACGAATGCAATATCGGCCAAGCCCCAACAGGCGGAAAGCTCGCCCAGGGTGTCTAATAAAAGTACCGGAGAAACGTTGGCGGAATCGCCGCCAGTCGAATCGCCACTGGTTACAGTACTGCGGCGAGTCAACGCGAAGCCTTGCGATTGGACCAAGCGGGCGACCTCTTCGAATCGTTCCTTGTGTCGTGGAACCAGGATCAGTCGCAGCTGGGGGACGCTCTTGCGAATTTCCCGGTAGGCTGCCAAGGCATAATCTTCTTCGGGCGATTGGGTGCTTCCGGCGATAAACACCGGTGCGTCGTCGGCAATCGCAAAGGCGCGGCGGATTTCGGTGGTTTGGGGATTGTAGCGGTCGGTTTCGACGGCATCGAATTTAATGGAGCCAGTCACGTGCACGCGTTCGGGTGGCGCACCGAGTGCGCGCATCCGCTGGGCATAGATTTCGTTTTGGATCGCAAATGTGTGCACGCTTTCCAGTAGTCCGCGTACGAGGTAACAAAAGCGGGTATAACCGCGGAAACTGTTGGCGCTCAAGCGGCCGTTGATCAAAATCACCGGGACATTGATGCGATCCGTTTCCAGGATCAAATTCGGCCAGATTTCCAATTCGACCAACACCACAGCCACAGGGCGGAGTCGACGGAAGGCCCGTCGGACGGACCAAGTGAAGTCGAATGGAAAGTAGCAGACGGTATCGTCGGGGAATGACTTGTCGGCGACGTCGCGGCCGGTGACCGTGGTTGTGGTGATCACGAAATGGTAGTCGGGATGTTGGCTGCGCAGAGCGGCGACGACCGGTCGGAGCTGCATGACTTCGCCCACACTGACGGCGTGCAGCCACAGACAGGGCTTGTTGTCCTTGGGTTGGGGCACGCAGCCCAACAAGCGTTCATTCCAGCCGACGCAGTATTTGCCTTGAGTCAGCATTCGCCACAGGACGATGGGCGAGATGATAACCAGCATCGTCAAATACGTGAGATTCAGCGACCAACTTTTCAGATGATTCAGCAGCCAACCTGGCACGGGGCATCCTTTCCCGATGGTGGAGCGAATGGATTGTTTGGCAAATCTTCCCGGCAAAGCCGAGGAGGGGAGAGCCGTTTGTTATTTGTGCATGCAACAGTTTTTGAATTTTTTGCCGCTGCCGCAGGGGCAGGGTTCGTTGCGTCCGACCCGTTTTCCGTGGTTGCGAATCGGTTCGATGGCTGTTTGTTCTGAACCGGCATTTTGGCCGGGACTGTTGTCCGCCTCCGGTGTGGGGGCTGATTCATGAACGGTCGAAGAGACCTTCCACAGTGAGCCGAGGAATTCCGGATTCGCTTCTTCCAACCGAAAGATCGCATCCGTCACGCGGTCAGCGACGCTGGTCCACATAGTTTCAAAGGCCCGCATGCCTTGTTTTTTGTACTCGACCTTGGGGTCCTTCTGGGCATAACTTTGCAGTCCAATGCCCGACCGCAAGTGGTCCATGTAGTACAGGTGGTCCTTCCAAGCGGTATCGAGCACTTCCAGAATCAGCGCCCGTTCGGCTTGGCTGAGTTCGGGGCGATAACGCTCGTCGATTTTGCCCTGTACATCCCGGCGAGCGTCGCTGCGCGGCAGTGCCTGCAGTTGCGTGGGATCGAGTTCGGCATGCAGTTTTTCCTGCGTCCACTGGGAGAGTTTCTCCAGTGGTTGGATATTTTCCGGCGGATGATCGGGAGCATCGTCGTCGTCGCCGTACGCTTCCTTGAGGATTTCGTCCGCTTCTTCCAGCAATTCACCGTTGCGATAAAACCCGCGGCTGGCGGTGTTGAGGACCTCGACGACTTCGTCGCGGGATTTGCTCTTGATGTCTTCAAAGTCGAGTTTCGACTCGAAGCGTTCATTGGCCCAACTGATTAGGCCTTCGCGGTCGGGACGGTCGTTCGATCCGCGACCGGCGAGGAATTTGTTGATTCCCAGGGTGACCGGGAAGTTGATTTCCTTTTCGTGGTAGAGCGTTTCGAGTTTTTCCAGGATCAGGTCGATTGCGTCGGGAATCTCGATGTCTTTGAACGTTTCGGGATCCATACGCAGGCTGAAGCGATGTTCCAGCCAGCCTGCCAGCGAGCGTTGGCTCCAATCCTCGGAGAGGAAATCCTTGAGCGGTTTGAGGTCAAATCGATCGATGGCCTCATGCGCCCGTTTGAGCAGGTACTCAAACAGGTCATCGCGGCCGACCTTGCGCAATTCGCGGTCGTTGGTGTTCAATCCATAGCGGGCATTGGCCCATTTGGAAATTGTCAGCCAGTTCCATTCCCGTTTGTCTTCGGCATCGTCGGGCAGGTTCTCTTCGATTTGATCTTGAATGAGGACTTCCGATTGCCGTTGAGCTTGATCGGTCACGTAGCTTTCGAAATCGTCCAAATTCATCTGTTTGACGTCGCGGAAGTCGAGATCGACGCCCAACTCCTGACCGGCCCAGACCACTGCGGTTTGGTGTCCGTAGGCGGGGTCGAGGATTTCCGCCGTCATGCTGCGGACTTGGTCGGCGACCATCTCCATGATCAGTTCGCGGCAATTCCCACCGTCGAGGATATGTTGACGATATCCGTAGACGCGTTTGCGTTGCTCGTCCATGACTTCGTCATATTCGAGCAAGTTTTTGCGAACTTCGAAGTTGTATTCTTCGCGTTTTTTCTGAGCACCTTCGACCCGCTTGCTGACCATGCGGCTTTCGATGGCTTCGCCTTCTTGCATCCCTAAGCGGGTTAAAATGTCCTTGACCCAATCGCCGGCGAAGATCCGCATCAGGTCGTCTTCCAACGAGAGGAAGAAGCGGCTCGACCCACGATCTCCTTGACGACCGCTCCGTCCGCGTAACTGCAGGTCAATCCGCCGAGCTTCGTGGCGTTCGGTGCCGATCACGTGCAGGCCGCCGAGTTCGGAGACCTTTTTGCCTTCATCGGCCATGCCTTCGCGCTGGGCGATCTCATTGGCGACCTCTTCAAATTCCGCTTTCGGAACATCCAGTCGTGACTCATATTTGTGCTTGAGCACCTCCCAAGCCATCGCTTCGGGATTGCCTCCCAGGATGATGTCTGTACCACGACCGGCCATGTTGGTGGCGATCGTCACGCCGCCCAGACGGCCCGCTTGGGCGATGATGTCCGCTTCGCGACCGTGTTGTTTGGCGTTGAGGACTTCGTGTTTCACGCCATATTTGCTGAGTTGCCGGCTGAGGAGTTCGGACTTCTCGATCGAGGTCGTCCCGACCAGAATCGGTCGTCCCGTCTTGTGCACTTCGCGGATTTCCTCGCCGATGGCGTGGTATTTTTCCTGGTCGGTGCGGTAGATCATATCGGGCGAATTGATTCGCTGCATGGGGCGGTTCGTCGGAATCGCCACGACGTCTAACTTATAAATTTTCCAGAATTCGCCCGCTTCGGTCATGGCCGTTCCGGTCATGCCGCCGAGTTTGTCGTACAGTTTGAAAAAGTTTTGCAGCGTGATCGTGGCCAGGGTCTGGTTTTCTTCCTTGATCTTCACCCCTTCTTTGGCTTCGACCGCTTGGTGCAGCCCGTCGCTCCAGTTCCGTCCCGGCATCAGGCGCCCGGTGAACTCGTCGACGATGACCACTTCGTCTTCCTGCACCACGTAATTGGTGTCTCGTTTGTACAGGAAGTGCGCCTTGAGCGCGTTGTCGATCAAGTGCGGCCATTCCATGTTGCCGGTCGTGTAAAAGCTTTCGACACCAGCCAATTCTTCGGCCTTGCGAACACCTTCGTCGGTTAGATGCGCCGAGTGTTCCTTTTCCTTGACCTCGAAGTGCTCACCCTTTTTCAATTGAGCGGCGATGCGGTTGGCTTTGGCGTATTTGGTGACGTCGTCATAAGCCGGGCCGGAGATGATCAATGGCGTCCGGGCTTCGTCGATCAAAATGTTGTCGACTTCGTCGATCACGGCGAATTGCAGCGGGCCTTGCACCTGCAGACTTTTCGTCGGTTTCATGTTATCGCGGAGATAGTCGAAACCGAATTCGTTATTGGTTCCGTAGGTGATGTCACAGGCATAAGCGGGTTGCCGTTCGTGCGGGTCCATGCCCCCTTGAATGGCGCTGACGGTCAGTCCGAGTCCTTGGTACAGCGGCGCCATCCATTCCATGTCGCGCAGCGCCAAGTAATCGTTGACGGTGATCACGTGGACGTGGCCGGCGACCGCGTTGAGCGAAACCGCCAACGTGGCCACAAGCGTTTTTCCTTCACCGGTGACCATTTCGGCAATGTTGCCCTTGTGCAGGACGTAACCGCCGATCATCTGGACGTCGTAGTGCCGCATCTTCAGGATGCGGACGCCCACCTCGCGGACGCGGGCAAACATCTCGGGTAACAGGTCATCGAGCGTTTCTCCCGTTGCCAGCCGAGCGCGGAAATCGACCGCCGTTTGCTTGAGTTGTTCGTCGGTTAGTTTCTGGACTTCCGGTTCCAGTTTGTTGATCGTGTCCAGCAAGGAACCAGGGACGATCGTGGTTTCCTCGCCCCGGCGGTCAAAGCCGAGTCGACGCATTTGTCGATCGTTGGAGGAACCAAATAGCCGGGTATATAAACCCAGAAACCATCCAATGA from Symmachiella dynata encodes:
- the metK gene encoding methionine adenosyltransferase; translated protein: MANYLFTSESVSNGHPDKVSDQISDGILDALLEQDPASRVACETLCTTDLVVLSGEVTSNADIHHEEIVRNVCRDIGYTDTDIGFDAESCRIFLALHSQSGDIAQGVDRDGAGDQGLMFGYACDQTPELMPLPIALSHRILNRLTQARNDGAVDWLRPDSKSQVTIEYDGSRPVRCSAVVVSTQHADSVEQSEISDFVISEIIAKEIPAELMEKTPQYHINPTGRFVVGGPHGDTGLTGRKIIVDTYGGWGRHGGGAFSGKDSTKVDRSAAYMARHVAKNVVAAGLAKECEVQLAYAIGVADPVSVHVETGGTNTVPEEKIVAAVRELFPLTPKGIIEYLDLRRPIFRKTAAGGHFGRNDPDFTWEATDKAADLKSAAGA
- a CDS encoding 3-deoxy-D-manno-octulosonic acid transferase, whose protein sequence is MPGWLLNHLKSWSLNLTYLTMLVIISPIVLWRMLTQGKYCVGWNERLLGCVPQPKDNKPCLWLHAVSVGEVMQLRPVVAALRSQHPDYHFVITTTTVTGRDVADKSFPDDTVCYFPFDFTWSVRRAFRRLRPVAVVLVELEIWPNLILETDRINVPVILINGRLSANSFRGYTRFCYLVRGLLESVHTFAIQNEIYAQRMRALGAPPERVHVTGSIKFDAVETDRYNPQTTEIRRAFAIADDAPVFIAGSTQSPEEDYALAAYREIRKSVPQLRLILVPRHKERFEEVARLVQSQGFALTRRSTVTSGDSTGGDSANVSPVLLLDTLGELSACWGLADIAFVGGSLTKRGGQNMIEPAGYGAAVLFGPNTRNFRDVVEILLKNDAAAVVHNAEELTTRVQALLQSRSTRLEMGRRAQQLVLAQQGATTRTVALISQVLPKTASCEARSGKRAA
- the secA gene encoding preprotein translocase subunit SecA: MEFLDKIGESVSSFIGWFLGLYTRLFGSSNDRQMRRLGFDRRGEETTIVPGSLLDTINKLEPEVQKLTDEQLKQTAVDFRARLATGETLDDLLPEMFARVREVGVRILKMRHYDVQMIGGYVLHKGNIAEMVTGEGKTLVATLAVSLNAVAGHVHVITVNDYLALRDMEWMAPLYQGLGLTVSAIQGGMDPHERQPAYACDITYGTNNEFGFDYLRDNMKPTKSLQVQGPLQFAVIDEVDNILIDEARTPLIISGPAYDDVTKYAKANRIAAQLKKGEHFEVKEKEHSAHLTDEGVRKAEELAGVESFYTTGNMEWPHLIDNALKAHFLYKRDTNYVVQEDEVVIVDEFTGRLMPGRNWSDGLHQAVEAKEGVKIKEENQTLATITLQNFFKLYDKLGGMTGTAMTEAGEFWKIYKLDVVAIPTNRPMQRINSPDMIYRTDQEKYHAIGEEIREVHKTGRPILVGTTSIEKSELLSRQLSKYGVKHEVLNAKQHGREADIIAQAGRLGGVTIATNMAGRGTDIILGGNPEAMAWEVLKHKYESRLDVPKAEFEEVANEIAQREGMADEGKKVSELGGLHVIGTERHEARRIDLQLRGRSGRQGDRGSSRFFLSLEDDLMRIFAGDWVKDILTRLGMQEGEAIESRMVSKRVEGAQKKREEYNFEVRKNLLEYDEVMDEQRKRVYGYRQHILDGGNCRELIMEMVADQVRSMTAEILDPAYGHQTAVVWAGQELGVDLDFRDVKQMNLDDFESYVTDQAQRQSEVLIQDQIEENLPDDAEDKREWNWLTISKWANARYGLNTNDRELRKVGRDDLFEYLLKRAHEAIDRFDLKPLKDFLSEDWSQRSLAGWLEHRFSLRMDPETFKDIEIPDAIDLILEKLETLYHEKEINFPVTLGINKFLAGRGSNDRPDREGLISWANERFESKLDFEDIKSKSRDEVVEVLNTASRGFYRNGELLEEADEILKEAYGDDDDAPDHPPENIQPLEKLSQWTQEKLHAELDPTQLQALPRSDARRDVQGKIDERYRPELSQAERALILEVLDTAWKDHLYYMDHLRSGIGLQSYAQKDPKVEYKKQGMRAFETMWTSVADRVTDAIFRLEEANPEFLGSLWKVSSTVHESAPTPEADNSPGQNAGSEQTAIEPIRNHGKRVGRNEPCPCGSGKKFKNCCMHK